The window CCGCCGAGGCAGCGCGAGAAAGTCAGGAAATTAGAGGCGAACACCGCGGTGAAGGCGAGGCCATGGACCTGCGTGCCGTCCTCGCGCTTGAAGGTCAGCTTGCGCGCCGCCTCGACCAGCTCCTCGAAGGTCGCCGGCAGCTTGCTGACGCCGCGCTCCTCCAGCAGCGCCTCATTGTAGATCAGCGCATTGGTGGCGTGGCGGACGGGGACGCCGTGCAATACGCCATCGACCTTGAGCGGGCCGATCAGCCCCGGCGCAAAATCGTCGAAAGCCTCGATCGGCGCGTCCTTCAGCAGCGCATCGAGCGGCTCGAACAGCCTGAGATTGCGCGGCACGGCGCGGCCGTTGACGAGATAGGCGACGTCGATCGAGGTCTCGGCCAGCGATGCCTCGCGCAACAGCCGCTCATGCACGGCGTTGACGTCGCCGAAGGTGACCCAGTTCAGGTTCGCCCCGCTCGCCTTGCGGAAGGCTTCGGTGGCGTCGCCCCCCGGCCCGGTCGTCGCGGCGGTCTGGTGGACGCGATGGCCGAGCGCGGTCAGCGTCTTCGCCTGCGCGAAGGCCCGGCCGGGCAAGGCGGCAGCGGCCACAGCCGCGCCAGCGAGAGCGCCGAACCGGCGGCGCGAGATCGACTGTGACATGGACTTCCTTCACAAGCTTGTCGGGCGCTGTCGTCGCGCCCTGTCGCGCGGGGCTCAGGCCGGCAGCAGCGGCTGCACGCGCTTGACCAGCGAGGCCATTGCCTCTTCCGGCGTCTTCATGCCGAGCACCGCGGCCTCCGCCTCCTCCTTGAAGAGGTCGCCGGCGCGGGCCGCCTCGTCGAAGGCGGGCAGCGGCACGCGCGCCACCTTCAGCACCTTCAATTCCTCGGCCGCGTAAGGCACGGTCCCGGCGAAGCTCTGGTCGGCATAGGTCGAGGCGCGCACCGGGCCGTTGCCGTTGAGCGCGGCCTTGAGGGTCGCCTCCTTCGAGGCCATCGCCTTGATGAAGTTCCAGGCGAGGTCCTTGCGCTTGGCGTTCTTCGGGATGACCATTCCCCAGAACTCGACCTTGGCCGGGGCAGCATCGTATTTGCCCGCCAGCGTCTTCGAGGCCGGCACGGCGATCGTCTTGATCTTGCCGGAGAATTTCGACTTCTGCGGATCGTTGTAGATGCGGTTGCGGCCCATGCTCTGCAGGCTCATCGCCGCCCGGCCCTGCTGCATCCAGACATTGACGTCCTCGGGCGAGAGCGTCGCGAAATTGCGCGGGAAGGCATTGGCCTGGAAGAGCTCGCGCAAGGTCCTGATCGCAGTCAGCATCGGCGGCTGGTCGGCGGCGCATTTGAAGTCGGGCGTGATGAACTCGCCGTCCCAGGCACGGGCGAGATCGATCACATTGGGATAGGTCACCCCCGGCGTGCACAGGCCGACGATCTGCGTGCCGTCGGAGCGGCGATAGCTGCAGGCCTTGGCGATCTCAATCATCTCCTCGATCGTCGCCGGCGGCTTGGAGAAGCCCTTCTCGGCCAGGATCTCCTCATTGTAGTGCAGGCCGGAGGAGGCATGCCGGAACGGCACGGCGAGCTGCTTGCCGCCGACAGTCATGCCCTGCATCAATCCCGGGAAGATGTCGGCGGGGTCCTCGAGCGGATCGCGCTTGAGATAGTCGTCGAGCGCCTCGAACAGGTTTGCGGCGCGCGGCACGACCTGCGTGTTGAGGACGAAGCCGACATCGACCGAGCTCTCTCCGAGGCTCGCCTCGCGAAAGAGCCGCTCCTGCAACGGCCCGGTGTCGAAGGTCGTCCACTGGACGGTCACGCCGTTCTTCGCGGCCCAGTCCCTGGTGATGTCGCCGCCCTGCGCGCCGGTCGAGACCGTCTGCATGACGCGATGGGCGAAGACGTTGAACGGCCCGCTCTGCTGCGCACGGGCAGCACCGGCGCCCAACGTCGCGAAGCTCAGCCCGATAATGCCCGCGCCGAACTGCCTACGGTTCAGTCCTGTCTCCGTGCTCATGCCTGTCCTCCCGATGGTTCGCGAGTTCCGCGATGGCGGCTTCTGCCGCTTCGAAATGCTTGTTCATGGCGGCGAAGGCCGCAGCCGGATCGCCGGCGCGGATCGCCTCGACGACGCGCATATGCCGCTCGAAGGTGCGCCGCCAATCTTCCTTGGTGCGCTTCTCGCGCGAATTGAAGATCTCCATGACTTCGCGGATCACTGGCCTGAGGCCCCTGATCTGGAAGTCGAGCAGGCGGTTGCCCGAGGACGCCGCGATGGCCTCATGGAAGTCGAGATCGGCCTCGA is drawn from Bosea sp. Tri-49 and contains these coding sequences:
- a CDS encoding ABC transporter substrate-binding protein, with protein sequence MSQSISRRRFGALAGAAVAAAALPGRAFAQAKTLTALGHRVHQTAATTGPGGDATEAFRKASGANLNWVTFGDVNAVHERLLREASLAETSIDVAYLVNGRAVPRNLRLFEPLDALLKDAPIEAFDDFAPGLIGPLKVDGVLHGVPVRHATNALIYNEALLEERGVSKLPATFEELVEAARKLTFKREDGTQVHGLAFTAVFASNFLTFSRCLGGDYMTADGKLTANEPTMVKALTILADLYKAGVLPRNFATVNNEEITTWMQQGRAAMTINPFARLVSYNDPAKGKYGGRFKSLLPPMAADLAGKVAFAPTVEFWSLMIPKNAKQKPLAWELIRALLSKAGTTTMALNGNGPTRISTYADDKLRAAMSYAADEAAALKASRIHLPAFDEQARAHDIFIEETQAAVLGRKPPQQAMDDAVARVKPLLG
- a CDS encoding ABC transporter substrate-binding protein; protein product: MSTETGLNRRQFGAGIIGLSFATLGAGAARAQQSGPFNVFAHRVMQTVSTGAQGGDITRDWAAKNGVTVQWTTFDTGPLQERLFREASLGESSVDVGFVLNTQVVPRAANLFEALDDYLKRDPLEDPADIFPGLMQGMTVGGKQLAVPFRHASSGLHYNEEILAEKGFSKPPATIEEMIEIAKACSYRRSDGTQIVGLCTPGVTYPNVIDLARAWDGEFITPDFKCAADQPPMLTAIRTLRELFQANAFPRNFATLSPEDVNVWMQQGRAAMSLQSMGRNRIYNDPQKSKFSGKIKTIAVPASKTLAGKYDAAPAKVEFWGMVIPKNAKRKDLAWNFIKAMASKEATLKAALNGNGPVRASTYADQSFAGTVPYAAEELKVLKVARVPLPAFDEAARAGDLFKEEAEAAVLGMKTPEEAMASLVKRVQPLLPA